The window GAAGAGGCAAAGGTGGTAAAGGACTCGGTAAAGGAGGCGCTAAGCGTCATCGCAAGGTTTTGCGTGATAATATCCAGGGAATCACCAAACCCGCCATCCGTCGTCTCGCTCGCCGTGGTGGTGTCAAGCGTATCTCCGGTCTGATCTATGAGGAGACTCGCGGTGTGTTGAAGGTGTTTTTGGAGAATGTTATTCGTGACGCCGTCACCTACACTGAACACGCCAAGAGAAAGACCGTCACCGCCATGGATGTCGTTTATGCTCTGAAGCGTCAGGGTCGCACTCTGTACGGTTTCGGAGGTTAAACGCTTAAACTCCACACAAACCCA is drawn from Misgurnus anguillicaudatus chromosome 6, ASM2758022v2, whole genome shotgun sequence and contains these coding sequences:
- the LOC141364431 gene encoding histone H4 encodes the protein MSGRGKGGKGLGKGGAKRHRKVLRDNIQGITKPAIRRLARRGGVKRISGLIYEETRGVLKVFLENVIRDAVTYTEHAKRKTVTAMDVVYALKRQGRTLYGFGG